One stretch of Numenius arquata chromosome 8, bNumArq3.hap1.1, whole genome shotgun sequence DNA includes these proteins:
- the LRTM1 gene encoding leucine-rich repeat and transmembrane domain-containing protein 1 — MVEAAIDIFFKEILQLQNNRIWRINQNSFTGTPLLKILDLSNNSLSSLAPGAFQKLRYLQELDLSSNSIIRLPESFGNSTGNITLLSVKHNKLQKMERVLLESLPNLKVVLFKDNPWQCNCNVFGLKLWLESFLYRGGISDGIICSTPGIRKGKDLLKVPYELFGACPLRTAHVHLASIHHHSFEHRSSQKHAHHSEHGEYGRSNCEPKPKPRPVSLRHAIATVVITGVICGIVCLMMLAAAVYGCAYAAITAKYHREHLAPVKQRGTPEEKEPFDGSLA; from the exons ATGGTGGAAGCAGCAATAGACATTTTCTTCAAAGAG ATACTACAGTTGCAGAATAACCGTATTTGGAGAATCAACCAAAATTCATTCACTGGAACACCATTGCTCAAAATCTTAGATTTGTCTAATAATTCTCTCTCAAGTTTGGCACCAGGTGCTTTCCAAAAATTACGGTATCTACAG GAACTGGACTTGTCATCCAACAGCATCATACGCTTGCCTGAGAGTTTTGGAAACAGCACAGGGAATATAACATTGCTGTCTGTGAAGCATAACAAacttcagaaaatggaaagagtTCTTCTGGAGTCACTTCCAAACCTGAAAGTGGTTCTTTTCAAAGATAATCCCTGGCAGTGTAATTGCAATGTCTTTGGCCTGAAGCTGTGGCTGGAGAGCTTTTTATACAGAG gagGAATAAGTGATGGCATTATCTGCTCAACGCCAGGGATTCGGAAGGGAAAGGACCTCCTCAAAGTCCCCTATGAGCTGTTTGGAGCGTGCCCTCTTCGGACAGCTCACGTTCACCTGGCCAGCATTCACCACCACAGCTTTGAGCACAGAAGTTCTCAGAAGCACGCTCATCACAGTGAACACGGGGAATATGGCCGTTCAAACTGCGAACCCAAACCAAAGCCAAGGCCTGTTAGTCTGCGTCATGCAATTGCCACTGTAGTAATAACTGGAGTTATCTGTGGAATTGTGTGTCTAATGATGTTGGCAGCTGCTGTTTATGGTTGTGCCTATGCTGCAATTACTGCTAAGTACCACAGAGAACATTTGGCCCCGGTCAAACAGCGTGGGACTCCTGAGGAAAAAGAGCCATTTGATGGCTCCTTGGCTTGA